The Hymenobacter sp. DG01 genome has a segment encoding these proteins:
- a CDS encoding acyl-CoA dehydrogenase family protein, translated as MEVTNKLVKGGEFIIKETDAQDVFTPADFSEEQNMMHQTALDFVEKEVQPLLERLDNHEEGLMRNLMEKAGELGLFGVSIPEQYGGLDMDFTTSLRVTEGVGGGHSFPVAFAAHTGIAMLPILYFGNEEQKAKYLPGLTSGELMGAYCLTEPGSGSDALGAKTKAILTEDGEHYVLNGQKMWITNGGFANVFIVFAQVDGDKFTGFIVEKNTPGLSLGNEEHKMGIKGSSTRQVFLSDVKVPKSAVLGEIGKGHLIAFNILNIGRIKLAAACLGATKMAATLSVKYANERVQFKLPISKFGAIKYKLAQQAVRIYAVESAIYRAGMDIARMEQELLAKGQSHNEALLGAAREFAVECAILKVEGSEVLDYVVDEGVQVYGGYGFSADYPMDRAYRDSRINRIFEGTNEINRMLAVDMILKKAMKGELDLMGPAQAVQQELMAIPDFNVEEETGLFAAEKKTIAKLKKAILMVAGTAVQKYMNSLAKEQEVLMNIADMAIKVYTAESVLLRVEKEAGVKGEEALAAQIDIARVYLYDTVDQVQKFGKDAIASMTEGDEQRLLSMGLKRFTKADLFNAKDARRRIADVLIAANEYAF; from the coding sequence ATGGAAGTAACCAACAAGCTTGTGAAAGGCGGCGAGTTCATCATCAAAGAAACCGACGCTCAGGACGTATTTACCCCCGCCGATTTTTCGGAGGAGCAGAACATGATGCACCAGACGGCTCTGGACTTCGTGGAGAAAGAGGTGCAGCCCCTGCTGGAGCGCCTTGACAACCATGAGGAAGGCCTGATGCGTAACCTCATGGAAAAGGCCGGTGAGCTGGGCCTGTTTGGGGTAAGCATTCCGGAGCAGTACGGCGGACTGGACATGGACTTCACTACCTCCCTGCGCGTAACCGAAGGGGTAGGCGGTGGCCACTCGTTCCCGGTTGCCTTTGCGGCGCACACGGGTATTGCCATGCTGCCCATTCTGTACTTCGGCAACGAGGAGCAGAAAGCCAAGTACCTGCCCGGCCTGACCAGCGGTGAGCTGATGGGGGCTTACTGCCTCACGGAGCCTGGCTCCGGCTCCGACGCCCTGGGTGCCAAAACCAAAGCCATCCTGACCGAAGACGGCGAGCATTACGTGCTCAACGGCCAGAAAATGTGGATTACCAACGGTGGCTTTGCCAACGTGTTCATCGTGTTTGCGCAGGTGGACGGCGACAAGTTCACGGGCTTCATCGTGGAGAAAAACACTCCCGGTCTGAGCCTCGGCAACGAGGAGCACAAGATGGGTATCAAGGGTTCCTCTACCCGCCAGGTATTCCTCTCCGACGTGAAAGTGCCGAAATCGGCGGTGCTGGGCGAAATTGGCAAAGGCCACCTGATTGCCTTCAACATCCTGAACATCGGCCGCATTAAGCTGGCCGCTGCCTGCCTGGGCGCTACAAAAATGGCGGCTACCCTGAGCGTGAAATACGCCAACGAGCGGGTGCAGTTCAAGCTGCCCATCAGCAAGTTTGGTGCTATCAAGTACAAGCTGGCCCAGCAGGCCGTGCGTATCTACGCCGTAGAATCGGCTATTTACCGCGCCGGTATGGACATTGCCCGTATGGAGCAGGAGTTGCTGGCCAAAGGTCAAAGCCACAACGAAGCCCTGCTGGGTGCCGCTCGCGAATTTGCCGTGGAGTGCGCCATTCTGAAGGTAGAAGGCTCGGAGGTACTTGACTACGTAGTGGATGAAGGCGTACAGGTGTACGGCGGCTACGGCTTCTCGGCCGACTACCCCATGGACCGCGCTTATCGGGATTCGCGCATCAACCGCATCTTCGAGGGCACCAACGAAATCAACCGCATGCTGGCCGTTGACATGATCCTGAAGAAGGCCATGAAAGGCGAGTTGGATCTGATGGGCCCCGCCCAGGCCGTGCAGCAGGAGCTGATGGCTATTCCTGACTTCAATGTAGAAGAGGAAACCGGCTTGTTCGCCGCCGAGAAAAAGACCATTGCCAAGCTGAAGAAGGCCATCCTGATGGTAGCCGGCACGGCAGTACAGAAGTACATGAACTCCCTGGCCAAAGAGCAGGAAGTACTCATGAACATCGCCGACATGGCCATCAAGGTGTACACTGCTGAAAGCGTGCTGCTGCGCGTAGAAAAGGAAGCCGGCGTGAAAGGTGAGGAGGCTCTGGCCGCCCAAATCGACATTGCCCGCGTGTACCTCTACGACACCGTGGATCAGGTGCAGAAGTTCGGTAAAGACGCTATTGCGTCCATGACCGAAGGCGATGAGCAGCGCTTGCTGTCTATGGGCCTGAAGCGCTTCACCAAAGCCGAC
- a CDS encoding acetyl-CoA C-acyltransferase: MNAYIVAGYRTAVGKATRGGFRFTRPDDLAADVIKHLVASVPALDPTRIDDVMVGNAVPEAEQGLQMGRLISLLALPINVSGLIVNRYCGSGVETIAMAASKISAGMAECIVAGGTESMSMVPTVGWKTVPNYKLAQQHPDYYLGMGLTAEAVAQDYKVSREDQDLFAYNSHQKAIKAIQEGKFKEQIVPITVEETYLDQATGKKKNRSFVVDTDEGPRADTSVEALAKLRPVFAANGSVTAGNSSQTSDGAAFVIVMSERMVKELNLEPIARMITYATEGIDPRIMGMGPIKAIPKALKQAGMKLEDIDLIELNEAFASQSIAIVRELNIDESKLNVNGGAIALGHPLGCSGAKLSIQLFHELRARNKKYGMVTACVGGGQGVAGIYELLK; the protein is encoded by the coding sequence ATGAATGCATATATCGTAGCTGGTTACCGCACGGCCGTTGGCAAAGCCACCCGCGGCGGTTTCCGCTTCACCCGCCCCGATGACCTCGCCGCCGACGTCATCAAGCACTTGGTAGCTTCCGTTCCGGCCCTTGACCCCACGCGCATCGACGATGTGATGGTAGGCAACGCGGTACCGGAAGCGGAGCAAGGCCTGCAAATGGGCCGTTTGATTTCGCTGCTGGCGCTGCCCATAAACGTATCGGGCCTTATCGTGAACCGCTATTGCGGCTCCGGCGTGGAAACTATAGCTATGGCCGCCAGCAAAATTTCCGCTGGTATGGCTGAGTGCATCGTGGCCGGTGGCACCGAGAGCATGAGCATGGTGCCAACCGTAGGCTGGAAAACGGTGCCCAACTACAAGCTGGCTCAGCAACACCCCGACTATTACCTCGGTATGGGCCTCACGGCCGAAGCTGTAGCGCAGGACTATAAAGTATCGCGCGAGGACCAGGACTTGTTCGCGTACAACTCGCACCAGAAGGCTATCAAAGCCATTCAGGAGGGCAAGTTTAAGGAGCAGATTGTGCCCATCACGGTAGAGGAAACCTACCTCGACCAGGCCACTGGCAAAAAGAAAAACCGCTCGTTTGTAGTAGACACCGACGAAGGCCCACGTGCTGATACCTCCGTTGAGGCACTGGCTAAGCTGCGTCCGGTATTTGCCGCTAACGGTTCGGTAACGGCTGGTAACTCTTCCCAGACTTCCGACGGAGCAGCTTTTGTCATCGTGATGTCGGAGCGCATGGTGAAAGAGTTAAACCTCGAGCCTATTGCGCGTATGATTACCTACGCCACCGAAGGTATTGATCCGCGCATCATGGGTATGGGCCCGATCAAGGCTATTCCGAAGGCGCTAAAGCAGGCCGGCATGAAGCTCGAGGACATTGACCTGATTGAACTGAATGAAGCATTTGCTTCGCAGTCAATTGCCATTGTACGCGAGCTGAACATTGATGAGAGCAAACTAAACGTGAACGGCGGTGCTATTGCGCTAGGCCACCCACTAGGCTGCTCCGGCGCCAAGCTCAGCATCCAGCTCTTCCATGAGTTGCGTGCACGCAATAAGAAATACGGCATGGTAACCGCCTGCGTGGGTGGCGGCCAGGGCGTAGCCGGTATCTACGAATTGCTGAAGTAA
- a CDS encoding 3-hydroxyacyl-CoA dehydrogenase/enoyl-CoA hydratase family protein, whose translation MNRTIKKVAVLGSGVMGSRIACHFANIGVQVLLLDIAPKELLPAEEAKGLKLDNPAVKNRIVNSSLQAAVAANPSPLYRKADASRIKTGNFDDNLKDIAGCDWTIEVVVERLDIKKSLFERVEQYRKPGTLITSNTSGIPIHMMTEGRSDDFKKYFCGTHFFNPPRYLKLLEIIPTPDTDQSVVDFLMHYGDLYLGKTTVLAKDTPAFIANRVGVFAIMDVVQVMSQLGLSVEEVDKLTGPVIGHAKSATFRTSDVVGLDTMINVANGLAQNLPNDEAKAVFQLPDFIKKMAENKWLGDKTGQGFYKKVKGEGGKSEIQALDLATLEYKPSAKVKFATLETTKPIEKLADRFKVLVAGKDKAADFYRKTFAGLFAYVSNRIPEITDSLFKIDDALRAGFGWEMGPFETWDALGVQKGLELAQAEGKTVAPWVQEMMAAGNATFYKVSEQGVKQFYDIESKAYKAIPGVENFIILDNLRATGKVVWKNAGASVLDLGDGILNVEFHSKMNALGSDVIQGLLKGVEIAEKDFRGLVVGNDAPNFSAGANLGLVYMFALDQEYDELNLMIAQFQQAMMRMRYSSIPVVGAPHGLALGGGCELNLHCDRVVAAAETYMGLVEFGVGLIPGGGGTKEMTLRTAAKYEEGEPEYNLLRNTFMTISTAKVSTSAAEAFDLGFLRRGDEVVVNSNRVIAQAKAAAIELAEDGYTQPVQKTNIKVQGKGALGMFLTGVHAMKEGRYISDHDVKIANKLAYIMCGGDLSSPTEVSEQYLLDLEREAFLSLTGERKTLERIQSILTTGKPLRN comes from the coding sequence ATGAATCGTACCATCAAAAAAGTAGCCGTACTGGGCTCCGGTGTGATGGGCTCGCGCATTGCCTGCCACTTCGCCAACATCGGGGTACAAGTGCTGCTGCTCGACATCGCGCCGAAAGAGCTGCTACCCGCCGAAGAAGCCAAAGGCCTGAAGCTGGACAACCCAGCGGTTAAAAACCGCATTGTAAACAGCTCCTTGCAGGCAGCCGTGGCGGCCAACCCCTCGCCGCTCTACCGCAAAGCCGACGCCAGCCGCATCAAGACCGGCAACTTCGACGACAACCTCAAGGATATTGCTGGCTGCGACTGGACGATTGAGGTAGTAGTAGAGCGCCTCGATATCAAAAAGAGCCTGTTTGAGCGTGTAGAACAATACCGCAAGCCCGGCACGCTCATCACCAGCAACACCAGCGGCATCCCGATTCATATGATGACGGAGGGCCGCTCCGACGACTTCAAGAAGTACTTCTGCGGCACCCACTTCTTCAACCCGCCGCGCTACCTGAAGCTGCTCGAAATCATCCCGACTCCGGACACGGACCAGTCGGTGGTGGATTTCCTGATGCATTACGGTGACCTGTACCTGGGCAAAACCACCGTACTGGCCAAAGACACGCCCGCTTTCATTGCTAACCGCGTGGGCGTTTTCGCCATCATGGACGTGGTGCAGGTGATGAGCCAGCTAGGCCTGTCGGTGGAGGAAGTGGACAAGCTCACCGGTCCGGTTATCGGTCACGCGAAGTCAGCCACGTTCCGGACTTCCGACGTGGTAGGCTTGGATACGATGATTAACGTGGCCAACGGCCTCGCCCAAAACCTGCCGAACGACGAAGCCAAAGCCGTGTTCCAGCTGCCTGACTTCATCAAGAAGATGGCCGAGAACAAGTGGCTGGGCGACAAAACCGGCCAGGGCTTCTATAAAAAGGTAAAAGGCGAAGGCGGCAAGTCCGAAATTCAGGCTCTCGACCTCGCTACGCTGGAGTACAAGCCTAGCGCCAAGGTGAAGTTCGCCACCCTGGAAACCACTAAGCCGATTGAGAAGCTGGCGGACCGTTTCAAGGTGCTGGTAGCCGGCAAAGACAAAGCCGCTGATTTCTATCGCAAGACCTTCGCGGGGCTGTTTGCCTACGTGAGCAACCGAATTCCGGAAATCACCGACTCCCTGTTCAAGATTGATGACGCCCTGCGCGCTGGCTTCGGCTGGGAAATGGGTCCGTTTGAAACCTGGGATGCTCTGGGCGTACAGAAAGGCCTGGAGTTGGCGCAGGCTGAAGGCAAGACTGTTGCTCCCTGGGTTCAGGAGATGATGGCCGCTGGCAATGCTACCTTCTATAAAGTGAGCGAGCAGGGCGTGAAGCAGTTCTACGACATCGAGAGCAAGGCCTACAAAGCCATTCCGGGAGTTGAGAACTTCATCATCCTCGATAACCTGCGCGCCACCGGCAAAGTGGTGTGGAAAAATGCCGGTGCTTCGGTGCTAGACCTCGGCGACGGTATCCTGAACGTGGAGTTCCACAGCAAGATGAACGCGCTGGGCTCCGATGTAATTCAGGGCCTGCTGAAAGGTGTGGAAATTGCCGAAAAGGACTTCCGTGGTCTGGTAGTTGGCAACGACGCACCGAACTTCTCGGCGGGTGCCAACCTGGGCCTTGTGTACATGTTCGCGCTGGACCAGGAGTACGATGAGCTGAACCTGATGATTGCCCAGTTCCAGCAGGCCATGATGCGCATGCGCTACAGCAGCATTCCGGTGGTAGGCGCTCCGCACGGCCTCGCCCTAGGCGGCGGCTGCGAGCTGAACCTGCACTGCGACCGGGTAGTGGCCGCTGCGGAAACCTACATGGGCCTCGTGGAATTCGGCGTAGGCCTGATTCCCGGTGGCGGTGGTACCAAGGAAATGACCCTGCGCACCGCGGCCAAGTACGAAGAAGGAGAGCCAGAGTACAATCTGCTCCGCAACACCTTCATGACTATCAGCACCGCCAAAGTTTCGACTTCCGCGGCTGAGGCCTTCGACCTGGGCTTCCTGCGCCGCGGCGACGAGGTAGTGGTGAACAGCAACCGCGTCATCGCGCAAGCCAAGGCCGCTGCCATTGAGCTAGCCGAAGATGGCTACACCCAGCCGGTGCAGAAAACCAACATCAAGGTGCAGGGCAAAGGCGCCCTCGGTATGTTCCTGACCGGCGTGCACGCCATGAAGGAAGGTCGCTATATCTCCGACCACGACGTGAAGATTGCCAACAAACTGGCCTATATCATGTGCGGCGGCGACCTGAGCAGCCCAACCGAAGTATCGGAGCAGTACCTGCTGGATCTGGAGCGTGAAGCCTTCCTCTCGCTGACCGGCGAGCGGAAAACGCTAGAGCGAATTCAGTCGATTCTGACCACTGGTAAACCGCTGCGGAACTAG
- a CDS encoding MarR family winged helix-turn-helix transcriptional regulator has translation MTPEETVDYNIKVAWHAISRMYNTQAAKHDITTSIGFVLLNIDQENGTPATKIAPLLGLETRSLTRILRSMEEKGLIYKQADTQDKRSVRIFLTEEGLQKKEISRQTVRHFNQKVREKIPQPQLDVFFKVVSQITGMIEGKVLFDDFKLKPLRSESPA, from the coding sequence ATGACACCCGAAGAAACCGTCGATTATAACATTAAAGTTGCCTGGCACGCCATTTCGCGCATGTACAACACGCAGGCGGCCAAGCACGACATCACCACGAGCATCGGCTTCGTGCTGCTGAACATCGACCAGGAAAACGGAACGCCGGCTACCAAGATAGCGCCTTTGCTGGGGCTGGAAACCCGCTCCCTCACCCGAATTCTGCGGTCCATGGAAGAGAAAGGCCTGATCTATAAGCAGGCTGACACTCAGGACAAACGGTCGGTGCGCATTTTTCTGACGGAAGAAGGGCTGCAGAAAAAGGAAATTTCCCGCCAAACCGTGCGCCATTTCAACCAGAAGGTGCGCGAAAAAATCCCGCAGCCTCAGCTCGATGTGTTCTTTAAGGTGGTTAGCCAGATTACGGGCATGATTGAGGGCAAAGTGCTCTTCGACGATTTCAAATTGAAGCCCCTGCGCTCCGAGTCGCCGGCCTAG